CGTCTACTCCGGCTGGGGATGTTGCTGAAGTGAAAGGCATCCGTCGTGCACTGGGCGAAGAAGGTACTCAGCAAGTGAAAGTTTCTTCTACCAAGTCAATGACGGGTCACCTACTTGGCGCTGCTGGTTCTGTTGAAGCCATTGTGACGATTATGTCTTTGGTTGATCAAATGGTTCCACCAACCATTAACTTAGACAACCGTGAAGAAGGCCTTGAAGACATTGATTTAGTCCCTCATACGGCAAAACCAATCGATTCAGAGTACGCTATCTGTAACTCATTTGGCTTTGGTGGTACAAATGGCTCATTGGTTTTCAAAAAGATCTAAAGAGTCATTCTCTAATTTGTGATAAAACGGCTTAATGCTTTGGCATTAAGCCGTTTTCTTTTATTTGGGCACTGATATGTATTGGGTTAATGGACAGGCCGCTGAAATGATTGCGCTCGCAGATCGCTCGTTTCAATACGGAGATGGCTGTTTTACGACCATGTTGGTTGTTGATGGTGACATAGAACATTGGGGTAAGCACAAAGAGCGAATGCAGTCTTGTTTGGAGGTGCTCGATATCCAACCACCTGACTGGCAGGATGTAGAAACTTGGCTCAGGAGCGCGCGGATCAACGCACCTAAATCGGGTTTAAAGCTACATATCAGTCGCGGTGTAGGGGGGCGTGGATATAGCCCTACTCAAGTGACCTTACCAAATGTTACTATTAGCGCCTTTCACTATCCTGTCCATTATGAAAAATGGTTAACGGATGGGATTTGTCTAGGCGTGTGTCAAAAAAGGTTAGGCTTGAACCCTTTGTTAGCTGGTCATAAACATAATAATCGTCTTGAGCAGATATTGTTGAAAGCTGAAATGGATAATGCAGGTTGGGCGGATGGCATTGCTTTAGATGTGAACGATCGAGTCATTGAAACGACGATGGCCAATGTGTTCTGGGTTAAGCAAGGTATTATACATACCCCAGATTTGACGAATGCAGGTGTTTCAGGTGTTATGCGCCGAGTGGTCATTGAGACTTTGCTCCGTGACGGTGTTCAAGCTCAAAGCGGAGACTATACGCTTGATCAGCTCTGTAGTGCGGATGAAGTGTTTGTTTGTAACTCGATTCTTGGTGTTGCTCCTGTTAAAAGTGTTGGCACACAAGCCTATTCAATAGGAACGATAACGAAAAAAATTCAGGAGATGGTTAACCCGTGATTAAAAAGATCACCTTTTTTCTGGTTCTCGCCATGCTGATCGCTGGCGCTGGATATCTATATGTGAAGCAACAAGTGGATGAGTACGTGGCTCAGCCCCTTAAACTCGAACAA
This sequence is a window from Vibrio coralliilyticus. Protein-coding genes within it:
- the pabC gene encoding aminodeoxychorismate lyase, which gives rise to MYWVNGQAAEMIALADRSFQYGDGCFTTMLVVDGDIEHWGKHKERMQSCLEVLDIQPPDWQDVETWLRSARINAPKSGLKLHISRGVGGRGYSPTQVTLPNVTISAFHYPVHYEKWLTDGICLGVCQKRLGLNPLLAGHKHNNRLEQILLKAEMDNAGWADGIALDVNDRVIETTMANVFWVKQGIIHTPDLTNAGVSGVMRRVVIETLLRDGVQAQSGDYTLDQLCSADEVFVCNSILGVAPVKSVGTQAYSIGTITKKIQEMVNP